The following DNA comes from Acidobacteriota bacterium.
AAATGATCGTCGTTGGAACCCAGATGATGCTGGATCCAACCAGCGGGATGAGTGAAAACACACCCGCCACAAATCCCCATAAAATCGGAGAAGGTAAACCAAGCGCAACAAACGCAATGAAGGTCAGCGTTCCCTGGGCCGCGCCAACGGCGGCCATGCCATAGACGCTGGCAGTAATCATGCTACTGACGCCGGTTGCAAGTTTTTCGACCTGATCCCGCCGAAGTGGGAACCAGACGGAAAGTCGTCGCCATATCGCACGCCCATCACGCAAAAAGAAAAACAACGTCAGAAAGGTAATAACGGCTTCGACCACGACCGCCACGATATTTCCAAGCAGGTTTGCGGTTTGGGCGAGCAACAACTTGCTGATTTGTTCAGCCTGCCCCAGAACGGTTGCCCGGAGGTCAAATTGAGTCATATCAACATATTGACCGAGCCACAATCGGGCTCGCTCAAATGTATGCGAGAACGTTTCAAAGAAGCCTCCCGGCTGGCCGCTCTGATCTTTGATCAATAAATAAAAGGAATGGACTTCGCGTGTGATGCCCAGCGTCAGCCCCACCGTGACCAGCAAACTCAGGCAGGCAATGGCCAGGGTTGAAACCAGCGCGGCCCGGTTCGGATTGCGAATCCGGCTGACGACCCATCGGCGATGTGCCGGATACACCACTACCGCCAGAATGACGGCTAGAAAAATCGGCTCCAAAAACGGCCCAGCAATGACATAACAAAACCCAAGGGCCACAGCAGCCAAACTCATTAAAAATGCGACTCTGACTTTTTTGTTGTGCATAAGATCTCAGCCGGGTTCCGGGTTCCGGGTCCGGGTTCCGGGTTCCGGGTTTTCAAATTTATGTCCTTTATGTCCTTTTGGTCCTTTATGTCCTTTTTCCAAACCCAGAACCCAATGGTTTTACGCATCCAGCAATTCATCAAACTTATAGCTTCTCACCATGCGTTCGACTTCATCAGCCAGCAACGGGTTCATCTGGCGAATATCCTCCGTGAGTTGGAGTGCCGCCACGGTATCACCAACCACCAGCGTTTCGCGAAGCTGAGACACCAGGGCTGACGGCAGTGCCATTAAATGATTGGCCCAATCAATCAACTTGGTGGATTCGCGGCTTTTTGAATCACGTTCGGCGGTGATTTCGGGCGCTTCATATTCATACACAACACCAAGATACTGTGCCATCACGCCAAAAATCACGGCTTCGCGATAGGGTTTGGCAATAAATTCCTGAAATCCAGCGTTGAGAATCGCTTCCCGGTCCTGCTCGAAAACGCTGGCCGAGAGGGCGACTAACACCGTCTGGTCACGATTCGGTAGCTCCATGGCGGGATGCCAATTCACAACTGATGCCTGTTCCAGACGTCGAATCGCGCGTGCGGTTTCATACCCGTTGAGTTCCGGCATATCCAGTTCCATCCAGACCACATCGGGGTGAACGATTTGCCAGCAGGTGATCGCCTCGCGCCCGTTGCGAGCCGTGATGACTTCAAACCCAACTGACTCCAAAAGTTGCGACAACACGGTCCGGTTTTCCCACGAATCATCCACCACCAGCATTTTGAACACGCGTTGGCCTGGCGACACACGCACCACTCGCCCAAGGTCGGGAGTGGATCGAATGATCGCGGTGTTCATGCGTGGCAAACTGATTTCGACGCGAAACGTAGAGCCCTTTCCAACCTGACTGGCGACAGTAATATCGCCACCCATCAACCGGGCAAAATTTCGGCTGATGACCAGTCCCAGACCCGTTCCTTCCTGGGTTTTCAGCCCCGCTTGAGTTTGCATAAAAGCCTCAAACAACCGGCTCATTTCCTCGGGGGCGATCCCCACGCCTGTATCTTCAACTTCAAACATCGCCCGCTGTTCAGCCCAGGCTGTGCGCACCACAATCCGGCCTGATTCAGTAAACTTAAAGGCATTGCTCAACAGGTTGAGCAGGATCTGGCGCAGTTTCCCTTCGTCCCCGGTCACCAGATGCGGCAAGTCCGGCGCGAGGGAACAGTAAAATTCCAGACCTTTGGCATCGGCCCGCAACCGGAACATGTTCTCAACACTTTGCAGCAACAGGTGCAAGTCAAAATCATGTTCGTTGAGAAACATCTGACCCGCCTCGATTTTTGAAATCGAGAGCACATCATTGATCAATCCGAGCAAGTGCTCACCGCTCGTCAGAATCGTTGACAGGTGTTCATAGGCTTCATCACTCGGTCTGGTTTTCCGCGCCAGCAACTGGGTAAAGCCAAGAATGGCATTGAGCGGGGTGCGCAATTCGTGGCTCATGCTGGCCAGAAAGCGGCTCTTGGCCAGACTGGCGTCTTCGGCTCGTTCACGTTGTTTTTCAGCTTCAATCCGGGTTTCTTCAAGTTGACGATTTCGCTCACCCAATTCGAGGTTCAAAAGTGAAAGCTCGGCGGTGCGTTCGGCCACTTTGCGCTCCAAATTGGCATAGAGCAGCGCGTTTTCAAGCGACACAGCAGCCTGAGCGGAGAGCAAATTCAACATTTCGACCCGTTGTGGCGTGAAGGCCGCAAACGAAGTCTGGTTTTCCAGGTAGAGTACCGCGGTCAGTTTTCCCTGATGCAACACCGGCTGGCATAAAATTGACCGGATTTGATTCCGTTGAATGTATGGATCGTG
Coding sequences within:
- a CDS encoding AI-2E family transporter: MHNKKVRVAFLMSLAAVALGFCYVIAGPFLEPIFLAVILAVVVYPAHRRWVVSRIRNPNRAALVSTLAIACLSLLVTVGLTLGITREVHSFYLLIKDQSGQPGGFFETFSHTFERARLWLGQYVDMTQFDLRATVLGQAEQISKLLLAQTANLLGNIVAVVVEAVITFLTLFFFLRDGRAIWRRLSVWFPLRRDQVEKLATGVSSMITASVYGMAAVGAAQGTLTFIAFVALGLPSPILWGFVAGVFSLIPLVGSSIIWVPTTIILFLTGHWIKGIIMLTWGALVIGMADNVIRPIILSGSTKTSYLLTFFALLGGVRAFGLIGLFLGPLILALTQTLFQLLQEEGNWWAPDAPDDNVTE